The following proteins are encoded in a genomic region of Primulina huaijiensis isolate GDHJ02 chromosome 3, ASM1229523v2, whole genome shotgun sequence:
- the LOC140972774 gene encoding probable protein S-acyltransferase 14: protein MHRSGVMMAWNVFKFCTALRGLGSIMILLVLGVVGVSYYAVVITNYGPALAAGGVDTLQALAVLISFHCLLVMLLWSYFSVVFTDPGSVPSSWRPTMDEERGDADPLTASEFQSDTESRGIRYCRKCNQLKPPRCHHCSICGRCVLKMDHHCVWVVNCVGALNYKYFLLFLLYTFLETSLVALSLLPHFIAFFSDGEIPGTPGTLATTFLAFVLNLAFALSVLGFLIMHISMVAANTTTIEAYEKKATPKWRYDLGRKRNFEQVFGMDKRYWFIPSYSEEDLRRMPALQGLEYPSKPDLSPQEF from the exons aTGCATAGATCCGGTGTAATGATGGCGTGGAATGTATTCAAATTCTGCACCGCTCTCCGGGGTCTAGGTTCGATCATGATTCTATTGGTTCTTGGCGTCGTCGGCGTCTCATATTATGCAGTGGTGATCACGAATTACGGGCCAGCGCTAGCCGCCGGAGGGGTGGATACGCTGCAAGCTTTGGCCGTGTTGATCTCGTTTCATTGTTTG TTAGTAATGCTATTATGGAGTTATTTTTCGGTTGTTTTCACGGACCCTGGTAGTGTGCCTTCAAGTTGGAGGCCGACAATGGATGAAGAAAGGGGAGATGCTGACCCTCTAACCgcatcagaatttcaatccgacacAGAGAGTAGAGGCATCCGTTATTGTAGAAAGTGCAATCAGTTAAAACCACCAAGATGCCATCACTGCTCTATCT GTGGGAGGTGCGTACTAAAAATGGACCATCATTGTGTATGGGTGGTCAATTGTGTTGGGGCATTGAACTACAAGTATTTCCTTCTCTTCCTG TTGTACACGTTTCTCGAAACTAGTCTCGTCGCATTATCATTATTACCACATTTTATTGCATTCTTCAGCGATGGAGAGATTCCTGGGACTCCAGGAACTCTTGCCACAACTTTTCTTGCCTTTG TGTTAAATCTGGCGTTTGCATTGAGTGTTTTGGGATTTCTGATCATGCACATATCAATGGTGGCTGCCAATACCACGACCATCGAG GCATATGAGAAGAAGGCCACTCCAAAATGGCGTTATGATCTTGGGCGGAAAAGAAACTTTGAACAG GTATTTGGGATGGACAAGAGATATTGGTTTATCCCAAGTTACTCTGAAGAAGATTTGCGGCGGATGCCTGCTCTCCAGGGTCTTGAATACCCTTCAAAACCAGATCTGTCTCCACAAGAATTCTGA
- the LOC140972776 gene encoding LOW QUALITY PROTEIN: vestitone reductase-like (The sequence of the model RefSeq protein was modified relative to this genomic sequence to represent the inferred CDS: substituted 1 base at 1 genomic stop codon), translating into MEEDNHSSKKGRVCVTGGTGFLGSRLILKLLQSGYAVNTTVRPNPDGGRDVSYLTNLPGASERLQIFNADLDEPQSFVPAIQGCTGVFHVAHALDLEGKEEEETKTKRAINGVLTILQAFTDSKTVKRFIYTSSASTVIYNGKNLDIVDEDSWTDVGLMRSVGASAGSYVISKTLTEKAAIEFAENHGLDLVTVIPXWIHGPFICSHFPDSVKICLALFFGDQEHYKYIWDTSLVHVDDVARAHIFLFEYPNAKGRYLCSSLHVTIHELSKFVSARYPQYQLPINAE; encoded by the exons ATGGAAGAGGATAATCATAGTAGCAAGAAAGGAAGAGTATGTGTGACTGGTGGGACTGGTTTCCTTGGATCAAGGCTTATACTGAAGCTTCTTCAGTCTGGTTACGCTGTCAACACAACTGTAAGGCCAAATCCAG ACGGTGGAAGGGACGTTAGCTACCTCACAAATCTTCCAGGCGCATCAGAAAggctccaaatcttcaacgcggATCTTGATGAGCCCCAGAGCTTCGTACCCGCCATCCAAGGATGCACCGGTGTTTTCCACGTCGCTCATGCCTTAGATTTAGAaggcaaagaagaagaagaaacaaaGACCAAAAGGGCCATCAATGGTGTCCTAACCATTTTACAAGCTTTCACTGATTCGAAAACTGTGAAGCGATTTATATACACTTCGAGTGCATCAACTGTTATTTACAATGGCAAGAATTTGGACATTGTGGATGAGGATTCTTGGACTGATGTGGGATTAATGAGAAGCGTGGGAGCTTCAGCGGGATCATATGTCATAAGCAAGACATTGACAGAGAAAGCAGCTATTGAATTTGCAGAGAACCATGGATTGGATCTTGTCACGGTGATCCCGTAATGGATACACGGTCCCTTTATCTGTTCTCATTTCCCTGATTCAGTGAAGATATGTCTGGCCTTGTTTTTTG GTGATCAAGAGCATTATAAGTACATATGGGACACAAGTTTGGTTCATGTGGACGACGTTGCGAGAGCCCACATTTTCCTTTTCGAGTATCCGAATGCAAAAGGGAGATACCTTTGTTCATCTCTGCATGTTACAATACACGAGTTAAGCAAGTTTGTTTCTGCAAGATATCCCCAGTATCAGTTACCAATTAATGCAGAGTAA
- the LOC140972775 gene encoding probable protein S-acyltransferase 14 translates to MHRSGVMMAWNVFKFCTALRGLGSIMILLVLGVVGVSYYAVVITNYGPALAAGGLDTLQALAVLISFHCLLVMLLWSYFSVVFTDPGSVPSSWRPTMDEERGDTDPLTASEFQSDTENRGIRYCRKCNQLKPPRCHHCSICGRCVLKMDHHCVWVVNCVGALNYKYFLLFLLYTFLETSLVALSLLPHFIAFFSDGEIPGTPGTLATTFLAFVLNMAFALSVLGFLIMHISMVAANTTTIEAYEKKATPKWRYDLGRKKNFEQVFGMDKRYWFIPSYSEEDLRRMPALQGLEYPSKPDLSPQEF, encoded by the exons aTGCATAGATCTGGTGTAATGATGGCGTGGAATGTATTCAAATTCTGCACCGCTCTCCGGGGTCTAGGTTCGATCATGATTCTATTGGTTCTTGGCGTCGTTGGCGTCTCATATTATGCCGTGGTGATCACGAATTACGGGCCAGCGCTAGCCGCCGGAGGGTTGGATACTCTGCAAGCTTTGGCTGTGTTGATCTCGTTTCATTGTTTG TTAGTAATGCTATTATGGAGTTATTTTTCGGTTGTTTTCACGGACCCTGGTAGTGTGCCTTCAAGTTGGAGGCCGACAATGGATGAAGAAAGGGGAGATACCGACCCTCTAACCgcatcagaatttcaatccgataCAGAGAATAGAGGAATCCGTTATTGTAGAAAGTGCAATCAGTTAAAACCACCAAGATGCCATCACTGCTCTATCT GTGGGAGGTGTGTACTAAAAATGGACCATCATTGTGTATGGGTAGTCAATTGTGTTGGGGCATTAAACTACAAGTATTTCCTTCTCTTCCTG TTGTACACGTTTCTCGAAACTAGTCTCGTCGCATTATCATTATTACCACATTTTATTGCATTCTTCAGCGATGGAGAGATTCCTGGGACTCCCGGAACTCTTGCCACAACTTTTCTTGCCTTTG TGTTAAATATGGCATTTGCATTGAGTGTTTTGGGATTTCTGATCATGCACATATCAATGGTGGCTGCCAATACCACGACCATTGAG GCATATGAGAAGAAGGCCACTCCAAAATGGCGTTATGATCTTGGGCGGAAAAAAAACTTTGAACAG GTATTTGGGATGGACAAGAGATATTGGTTTATCCCAAGTTACTCTGAAGAAGATTTGCGGCGGATGCCTGCTCTCCAGGGTCTTGAATACCCTTCAAAACCAGATCTGTCTCCACAAGAATTCTGA